From the Desulfovibrio sp. JY genome, one window contains:
- a CDS encoding GlxA family transcriptional regulator: protein MDNSPTHVGRNVVFLVIVPLGALLYLHAMRHDPQICVRLDTPRRITMLAYNGSEILDITGPLDVFAIANSIHLDAGGQLPLYQLEIAGEAKDVVLVTSSGIRLLADTSWVECSGADTLLVAGGLARQAPEELVNCLRHAAPSSRRVGSICTGAFILARAGLLEGRRATTHWLLAEQLRKQYPRIDVQGDALHIKDGSVYTSAGVTAGIDLALALLEEDQGRTMALNVARLLVLYLKRPGGQSQFSTALLTQFQDGGVLAPTIHWMRENFHRDLCNEVLAEHASMSLRNFARVFKRETGTTPAHFLERIRLEAAVKRLEETGLALETIARECGFQSAEHFRLAFVRGFGISPAQYRDRFRPGAGQ, encoded by the coding sequence ATGGACAATTCGCCCACTCATGTTGGCCGAAATGTCGTGTTTCTTGTCATTGTGCCACTGGGCGCACTGCTCTACCTTCACGCCATGCGACACGATCCGCAGATATGCGTCCGACTCGACACGCCACGGCGCATAACGATGTTGGCATACAATGGTTCGGAAATATTGGATATAACCGGTCCGCTAGACGTTTTTGCAATCGCCAACAGCATCCATCTGGACGCTGGCGGACAGTTACCGCTGTACCAGTTGGAAATAGCGGGCGAAGCCAAGGACGTCGTGCTGGTGACTTCCTCGGGAATCAGGCTCCTGGCGGACACGTCCTGGGTGGAATGCTCCGGAGCGGATACGCTCCTTGTGGCTGGGGGCCTGGCCCGGCAAGCGCCGGAGGAGCTGGTAAACTGCCTGCGACACGCAGCTCCCTCGTCACGCCGGGTCGGATCGATATGCACCGGCGCCTTCATCCTTGCGCGGGCAGGGCTGCTTGAAGGACGGCGCGCGACAACCCATTGGCTTCTGGCCGAGCAACTTCGAAAGCAGTACCCGCGGATTGATGTCCAGGGCGATGCCCTCCATATCAAGGACGGTTCTGTCTACACCTCGGCGGGTGTCACGGCTGGAATCGACCTGGCGCTGGCATTGCTGGAGGAAGACCAGGGCCGCACGATGGCGTTGAATGTTGCCCGGCTGTTGGTACTGTATCTCAAGCGCCCCGGCGGGCAATCCCAATTCAGCACCGCCCTGCTGACCCAATTCCAGGACGGTGGCGTGCTGGCGCCAACCATTCACTGGATGCGTGAGAATTTTCACCGCGATCTGTGCAATGAAGTCCTCGCCGAACACGCGTCCATGAGCCTTCGCAATTTCGCTCGCGTTTTCAAGCGAGAGACCGGAACCACTCCGGCCCATTTTCTTGAACGCATCCGTCTTGAAGCAGCGGTCAAACGGCTTGAAGAAACGGGTTTGGCACTGGAAACCATCGCCCGGGAGTGTGGTTTTCAGTCCGCTGAGCACTTTCGTCTCGCCTTTGTGCGTGGCTTCGGGATTTCACCCGCCCAATACCGGGACAGATTCCGCCCCGGCGCCGGGCAATAA
- a CDS encoding DJ-1/PfpI family protein has product MKKRDMRRTMLRLAMALTLIVTVLPVAAQSRPLESGPNLYDFPPKPAAKQITVGVLLFPGFEMLDAYGPMELWGSLKNAPAEIWGGPEKKVSARLVTIAAQKGEIPSNQGPKTVAEYDYGNSPQLDFLLVPGGSGVKAILDDQATLHWLQAQNGKTQIIMSVCNGASLLAASGLLDGRPATTNKMAFEPSIKPGPKVKWIKKARWVDDGTIVTSSGVSAGIDMTLAVISRLYGNKVGEWLELVTEYDPHRNPAWDPFAKKAGLVK; this is encoded by the coding sequence GTGAAGAAACGTGACATGCGGCGCACCATGCTGCGTCTGGCGATGGCTTTGACTTTGATCGTAACGGTTTTGCCCGTCGCGGCGCAGTCGCGCCCACTCGAATCGGGGCCAAACTTGTACGACTTTCCTCCAAAGCCCGCAGCCAAACAGATTACCGTCGGGGTGCTGCTCTTCCCCGGTTTTGAAATGCTGGATGCCTATGGCCCCATGGAGTTGTGGGGAAGCCTCAAAAATGCGCCAGCAGAAATCTGGGGCGGGCCAGAAAAGAAGGTTTCCGCGCGCCTGGTCACCATCGCCGCGCAGAAAGGAGAAATCCCCTCAAACCAAGGGCCGAAAACTGTTGCGGAATACGATTACGGCAATTCCCCCCAGCTGGACTTCTTGCTGGTCCCTGGCGGCAGCGGGGTAAAGGCCATCCTGGATGACCAAGCGACATTGCACTGGCTGCAAGCCCAGAACGGGAAGACCCAAATCATCATGTCCGTTTGCAATGGCGCTTCGTTGCTGGCTGCTTCGGGACTCCTCGACGGGCGTCCGGCAACGACGAACAAGATGGCGTTCGAGCCCTCCATCAAGCCAGGACCAAAAGTAAAATGGATTAAAAAAGCGCGATGGGTGGACGACGGCACGATAGTCACCTCGTCCGGTGTCTCAGCTGGGATCGATATGACATTGGCCGTCATCTCCCGCCTGTACGGGAATAAGGTCGGTGAATGGCTTGAGCTCGTCACTGAGTATGACCCGCATCGCAACCCCGCGTGGGACCCTTTTGCGAAAAAAGCTGGGCTGGTGAAGTAA
- a CDS encoding MlaD family protein, which produces MSAKANKPLLGLFVLGALALALGAIVALGSGSFFTKKFRCIMFFPNSVSGLEVGAPVLFRGVPLGTVKSIRILADPEHLKFYIPVVVEILGGRVELSGPGPKRTAETLLQARDTSPADLLRLLIRKGLRAQLVTQSFVTGQLAIALDLLPDTPKRLVGKSDLVEIPTVPSTFEKLAKTLEKLPLQELVDRLIGAVTGIEALVNSPQVKRMPAKIDTALTSATTMLEAVKSQVNPLAHTLEITLDAYSGLAQNIDRRADGLASAAITAMGSFDATLKDARGALGNFQKIVNAKSPTVTDLNRALSEIARAARSIRELADFLERHPEALIQGKGSPRK; this is translated from the coding sequence ATGAGCGCCAAAGCCAATAAACCCTTGCTCGGCCTGTTCGTTCTCGGCGCCCTGGCCCTGGCCCTCGGGGCCATCGTGGCCCTGGGGTCGGGCTCGTTTTTTACCAAGAAGTTCCGCTGCATCATGTTCTTCCCCAATTCCGTCAGCGGGCTCGAGGTCGGCGCACCGGTGCTCTTTCGCGGCGTTCCTCTGGGCACGGTCAAGAGTATTCGCATCCTGGCCGATCCGGAGCATCTGAAGTTCTACATCCCCGTGGTGGTGGAAATCCTGGGCGGGCGCGTCGAACTGAGCGGCCCGGGGCCCAAACGGACGGCTGAAACACTCCTGCAGGCACGCGACACCTCGCCCGCCGACCTGCTGCGGCTGTTGATCCGAAAGGGCCTACGCGCCCAGCTCGTCACGCAAAGTTTCGTGACCGGACAGCTGGCCATCGCCCTGGACCTCCTGCCCGATACGCCGAAGCGGCTGGTTGGCAAATCCGATCTGGTCGAGATTCCCACCGTGCCGTCCACCTTTGAAAAGCTCGCCAAGACCCTCGAAAAACTCCCGCTCCAGGAACTCGTCGACCGACTTATCGGCGCGGTCACGGGTATCGAAGCCCTGGTCAACTCGCCCCAGGTCAAGCGGATGCCGGCCAAGATCGACACCGCGCTCACCAGTGCCACAACCATGCTGGAAGCCGTCAAAAGCCAGGTGAACCCGCTGGCGCACACGTTGGAAATAACCTTGGACGCCTACAGCGGCCTGGCCCAGAATATCGACCGCCGCGCCGACGGACTGGCGTCGGCCGCCATCACCGCCATGGGCTCCTTTGACGCGACCCTCAAGGATGCCCGGGGGGCGCTCGGCAATTTCCAGAAGATCGTCAACGCCAAATCGCCCACCGTCACGGACCTCAACCGGGCCTTGTCGGAAATCGCGCGCGCCGCCCGGTCCATCCGCGAACTGGCCGATTTCCTCGAACGCCACCCCGAAGCGTTGATCCAGGGCAAGGGAAGCCCCCGCAAATGA
- a CDS encoding DUF1254 domain-containing protein — protein MRHTIIALMAVALALTACARTKGTVVAPPPAAPQHAYKMTTPMPPGVAAPASVETRLGTLRFDSGFPDAATVDKLYDNLDFQRAVQAYLLGLPAVNQAANRNAIATLGPKNATVPIFEQLVNSRSIFLTANDNTVYSWTWVDLKDGPLVLEVPPKVLGLIDDMWYRWVGDVGITGPDHGQGGKYLLLPPGYKGAVPKGYHVVHAPTYSLWIPWRSFLVAGDPKPGVDLVKKFTRIYPLGHRGPAPEMHFVDLSNKDFNTVAPADYRFWELLNQVVQEEPTASLDPVTLGYFASIGIEKGKPFAPDARLRKILTEAAAVGDGTARAVAYRMREKVGYYFANSAWRVPFVGGYKFERQPGVDNLDGAIMFFFAATGVTPAMEVQMVGRGSQYAWALLDAKGNPLDGGRNYALHLPPNIPVKDFWSVIVYSNQTRSMLQTDQEFPSVSSQTKGLAVNADGSVDVYFGPNPPAGKEKNWVQTIPGQGWNVILRLYGPLEPWFAHKWRPGEIVPTP, from the coding sequence ATGCGACACACAATAATAGCACTCATGGCCGTGGCGTTGGCCCTGACCGCCTGCGCCCGGACGAAGGGAACGGTTGTCGCCCCGCCTCCTGCCGCGCCGCAGCACGCGTATAAAATGACGACCCCCATGCCGCCGGGCGTGGCCGCGCCGGCGAGCGTGGAAACGCGCCTTGGCACGTTGCGTTTCGATTCGGGCTTCCCGGATGCGGCGACGGTCGACAAGCTCTACGACAACCTGGATTTCCAGCGCGCCGTGCAGGCCTATCTGCTGGGGCTGCCGGCCGTGAACCAGGCCGCCAACCGCAACGCCATCGCGACGCTCGGCCCGAAAAACGCCACCGTGCCCATTTTCGAGCAGCTCGTGAATTCGCGTTCGATTTTTCTGACCGCCAACGACAACACCGTCTACAGCTGGACCTGGGTCGACCTCAAAGACGGGCCGTTGGTGCTCGAAGTGCCGCCCAAGGTCCTCGGGCTCATCGACGACATGTGGTACAGATGGGTGGGGGATGTCGGCATCACCGGCCCGGACCACGGCCAGGGCGGCAAGTATCTGCTCCTGCCCCCCGGCTACAAAGGCGCCGTGCCCAAGGGCTACCACGTGGTCCACGCGCCGACCTACAGCCTCTGGATTCCCTGGCGCAGCTTCCTCGTCGCCGGTGATCCCAAGCCCGGCGTGGACCTCGTCAAGAAGTTCACCAGGATCTATCCCCTGGGGCACAGGGGACCGGCTCCCGAAATGCATTTCGTGGACCTGTCGAACAAGGATTTCAACACCGTGGCCCCGGCCGACTACCGCTTCTGGGAGCTGCTCAACCAGGTGGTGCAGGAGGAGCCGACCGCGTCCCTCGACCCGGTGACGCTCGGCTATTTCGCGTCCATCGGCATCGAGAAGGGCAAGCCGTTTGCCCCCGACGCCCGCCTGCGCAAGATCCTGACCGAGGCCGCGGCCGTTGGCGACGGCACGGCCCGGGCGGTGGCCTACAGGATGCGTGAGAAGGTGGGCTACTACTTCGCGAACAGCGCCTGGCGGGTGCCGTTCGTTGGCGGCTACAAGTTCGAGCGCCAGCCCGGCGTCGACAACCTCGACGGGGCCATCATGTTCTTCTTCGCGGCCACGGGCGTGACTCCGGCCATGGAGGTGCAGATGGTCGGCCGGGGCTCCCAGTACGCCTGGGCCCTGCTCGACGCCAAGGGCAACCCCCTCGACGGCGGCAGAAACTATGCGCTGCATCTGCCGCCGAACATCCCGGTCAAGGACTTCTGGTCCGTCATCGTCTACAGCAACCAGACCCGCTCCATGCTCCAGACCGACCAGGAATTCCCGAGCGTCAGCAGCCAGACCAAGGGACTCGCCGTCAATGCGGACGGGTCCGTGGACGTGTACTTCGGGCCGAATCCTCCGGCGGGCAAGGAGAAAAACTGGGTCCAGACCATCCCCGGCCAGGGCTGGAACGTGATCCTGCGGCTTTACGGCCCGCTCGAACCGTGGTTCGCTCACAAGTGGCGGCCCGGGGAGATCGTACCCACGCCGTAA
- a CDS encoding arylsulfatase gives MPRVLAIILATLVLTALGHVPAAAEQSGPPGSPSATITIPGNQLPAPPQKFQGVIKDTAQQSKPYWPARIVPPKGAPNILLIMTDDSGFGVPSTFGGVIPTPALDRIAEAGLRYTNFNSTSLCSPTRAALITGRNHHTVGFGVIAEQATGFPGYDSIIPKDKATIGTILKDHGYRTSWFGKDHNTPAFQASQDGPFDQWPIGMGFDYFYGFVGGDANQWEPNLFRNTTQIYPFTGKPGWNLTTAMADDAIDYMNRINALSPDQPFFVYYVPGGTHAPHHPTPEWIEKISKMHLFDQGWNKLRETIFENQKKLGVIPADAKLTPWPDDLLKKWDALNADEKKLFIRQADVFAAYVAYTDHEIGRVIQAVEDMGKLDNTLIIYINGDNGTSSEGTLNGTPNEVAMFNGVNVPVKDQLKYFYDAWGSDKTYPHMAVPWAWAFDTPFPWTKQIASHIGGVRQGMAIAWPKVIKDKGGIRNQFSHVIDIVPTILDVAGIKAPETVDGIKQSPIEGESLFYTFDAKNAKAPSRHHTQYFEMMGDRAIYHDGWLASTKVMRPPWDMVSLAKDPMTYPWELYDLTKDWTQATDVAAKHPEKLKQMRALFMEEARKHQVLPLNTEVVQRLIAPRPSLTAGRNVFTWTRPLIGTPNGDAPSVLNASYNFKAEVEVPEGGGDGMLITQGGRFGGYGFYLLGGKPVFLWNLVDLERIKWEGPALTPGKHVLEFDFAYDGMGPGTLAFNSFSGVGRGGTGTLKVDGQTVDTKKMEHTLPFTLQWDESLDIGSDTLTPVNDADYQTPFPFNGKIDKITLTVDRPKLTPEEEKKLAAAQRAKGMSD, from the coding sequence ATGCCACGCGTCCTCGCCATCATCCTGGCGACGCTTGTGCTGACAGCCCTCGGCCACGTTCCGGCGGCAGCCGAGCAAAGTGGCCCCCCGGGCTCGCCAAGCGCCACCATAACCATTCCGGGCAACCAGCTCCCGGCCCCGCCCCAGAAATTCCAGGGCGTCATCAAGGACACCGCGCAGCAGTCCAAACCCTACTGGCCGGCGCGCATCGTGCCGCCCAAGGGCGCGCCCAACATTCTCCTCATCATGACCGACGACTCGGGCTTCGGCGTGCCGAGCACCTTTGGCGGCGTGATCCCGACCCCGGCCCTGGACCGCATCGCCGAGGCCGGCCTGCGCTACACCAACTTCAACTCCACCTCCCTGTGCTCCCCGACCCGGGCGGCGCTCATCACCGGGCGCAACCACCACACCGTGGGCTTCGGCGTCATCGCCGAGCAGGCCACGGGCTTCCCCGGCTACGACAGCATCATCCCCAAGGACAAGGCCACCATCGGCACGATCCTCAAGGACCACGGCTACCGCACCTCCTGGTTCGGCAAGGACCACAACACCCCGGCCTTCCAGGCCAGCCAGGACGGCCCCTTCGACCAGTGGCCCATCGGCATGGGCTTCGATTACTTCTACGGCTTCGTCGGCGGCGACGCCAACCAGTGGGAACCGAACCTCTTTCGCAACACCACCCAGATCTATCCGTTCACGGGCAAGCCCGGCTGGAATCTGACCACGGCCATGGCCGACGACGCCATCGACTACATGAACCGCATCAACGCCCTGTCCCCCGACCAGCCGTTCTTCGTCTACTACGTGCCCGGCGGCACCCACGCCCCGCACCACCCGACCCCGGAATGGATCGAAAAAATCAGCAAGATGCACCTGTTCGATCAGGGCTGGAACAAGCTTCGCGAGACGATATTCGAAAACCAGAAAAAGCTCGGCGTGATCCCGGCCGACGCCAAGCTCACCCCCTGGCCCGACGACCTGCTCAAGAAGTGGGATGCGCTTAACGCCGACGAAAAGAAGCTCTTTATCCGGCAAGCCGACGTTTTCGCCGCCTACGTGGCCTACACCGACCACGAGATCGGCCGCGTCATCCAGGCCGTGGAGGACATGGGCAAGCTCGACAATACGCTCATCATCTACATCAACGGCGATAACGGCACGAGTTCGGAAGGTACGCTCAACGGCACGCCCAACGAAGTGGCCATGTTCAACGGCGTCAACGTGCCCGTTAAAGACCAGCTCAAGTACTTCTACGACGCCTGGGGCTCGGACAAGACCTACCCCCACATGGCCGTGCCCTGGGCCTGGGCCTTCGACACGCCGTTTCCCTGGACCAAGCAGATCGCCTCGCACATCGGCGGCGTGCGCCAAGGCATGGCCATTGCCTGGCCCAAGGTCATCAAGGACAAGGGCGGCATCCGCAACCAGTTCTCCCACGTCATCGACATCGTGCCGACCATCCTCGACGTAGCGGGCATCAAGGCTCCCGAAACGGTGGACGGCATCAAGCAAAGCCCCATCGAGGGCGAGAGCCTGTTCTACACCTTCGACGCAAAAAACGCCAAAGCGCCCTCGCGACATCACACGCAATACTTTGAAATGATGGGCGACCGGGCCATCTACCACGACGGTTGGCTGGCCAGCACCAAGGTCATGCGGCCGCCATGGGACATGGTTTCCCTGGCGAAAGACCCCATGACCTACCCCTGGGAACTCTACGACCTCACCAAGGACTGGACCCAGGCCACGGACGTGGCGGCCAAGCATCCGGAAAAGCTGAAGCAGATGCGGGCGCTTTTCATGGAGGAAGCCAGGAAGCACCAGGTGCTGCCCCTCAATACCGAGGTGGTCCAGCGCCTCATCGCGCCGCGCCCGAGCCTCACCGCCGGCCGCAACGTCTTCACCTGGACACGGCCGCTTATCGGCACGCCCAATGGCGACGCGCCCTCGGTTTTGAACGCTTCCTACAACTTCAAGGCCGAAGTCGAGGTCCCCGAAGGCGGCGGCGACGGCATGCTCATCACCCAGGGCGGCCGCTTCGGCGGCTACGGCTTCTACCTGCTGGGGGGCAAGCCCGTGTTCCTGTGGAATCTGGTCGACCTCGAGCGGATCAAGTGGGAAGGCCCGGCGCTCACCCCGGGCAAGCATGTGCTGGAATTCGACTTCGCCTACGACGGCATGGGGCCGGGCACCCTGGCCTTCAACAGCTTCTCGGGCGTCGGGCGCGGCGGCACGGGCACCCTCAAGGTGGACGGCCAGACCGTGGACACCAAGAAGATGGAACACACCCTGCCGTTTACCCTGCAATGGGACGAGTCCCTCGACATCGGCTCGGATACCCTGACGCCGGTCAACGACGCGGATTACCAGACGCCGTTCCCCTTCAACGGCAAAATCGACAAGATCACCCTGACCGTGGACCGGCCCAAGCTCACCCCCGAGGAGGAGAAGAAGCTGGCCGCGGCCCAGCGCGCCAAGGGTATGAGCGATTAA
- a CDS encoding DUF2092 domain-containing protein: MRRYVLLAATTLLWLALLSGPAGAAPAIDPQADALLHAVAAHMQSLTAFSVTEKSLVDRVFPNGQKVAFSHRTAIKVARPDKLRAEATGDDVSGTWVQNGTTFQVYDATAKTYVAFDVPPRLADALDTAMAQLRLIGPMIDLLAADPYKSMMEGVLEAVYVGKSEVDGKPCHHLAFRQLTKDFELWVDAGKTPWPLRLAVTDKTLHGDPRTLVTYADWKAVTRFPAKTFDFTPPADAVRIKLASPPAAAPAKP, translated from the coding sequence ATGCGCCGATACGTTCTCCTTGCGGCGACGACCCTGCTGTGGCTTGCACTCCTTTCCGGGCCGGCCGGAGCCGCCCCCGCCATCGATCCCCAGGCCGACGCCCTGCTGCACGCCGTGGCCGCCCACATGCAGTCCCTCACCGCCTTTTCGGTCACGGAAAAAAGCCTGGTGGACCGGGTGTTCCCCAACGGGCAGAAAGTGGCCTTTTCCCACAGAACGGCCATCAAGGTCGCGCGCCCGGACAAGCTGCGCGCCGAGGCGACCGGCGACGACGTCTCCGGGACCTGGGTCCAAAACGGCACGACCTTCCAGGTTTATGACGCCACGGCCAAGACGTATGTCGCCTTCGACGTGCCGCCGCGACTGGCCGACGCCCTGGACACGGCCATGGCCCAATTGCGTCTGATCGGGCCCATGATCGACCTGCTGGCCGCCGATCCCTACAAAAGCATGATGGAGGGCGTGCTCGAAGCCGTCTACGTCGGGAAAAGCGAGGTGGACGGCAAGCCCTGCCACCATCTGGCCTTCCGGCAACTGACCAAGGATTTCGAGCTTTGGGTCGACGCCGGCAAGACCCCCTGGCCGTTGCGCCTGGCCGTCACGGACAAGACGCTGCACGGCGATCCGCGCACCCTGGTCACCTACGCCGACTGGAAGGCGGTCACGCGTTTTCCGGCCAAAACCTTCGATTTCACGCCGCCGGCCGACGCCGTGCGGATCAAGCTCGCCTCCCCGCCGGCCGCTGCGCCGGCCAAGCCCTAA